In Streptomyces sp. P9-A4, the genomic window GCGCGGGCGAGCAGGGTCGCGGTGTCCTGGAGCTGGTCGAGCCCGTCGACCCGGATCACCCCGAACTGCCGCATGGCGGCGTCGACGACCCGGTCCGCGCCGGTGAGCTTGCCGGTGTGGGAGGCGGCGGTGCGGGCTCCGGTCTCGGTGCGGCCGACCTTGACGGCGACGACGGGGACGCCCTGGCGGGCCGCCTGGTCGGCGGCGAGGAGGAAGGAGCGGCCGTCCTTGAGCCCTTCGACGTAGCAGGCGATGGCGCCGACCTCGGGCCGTCCGGCGAAGTACGAGAGGAAGTCGGCGGTCTCCAGGTCGGCTTCGTTGCCGGTGGGTGCCCAGTGGGAGAGGCGGACGCCCAGCTCCTGGAGGGTGAAGACGGGCCGCCCCTGGTGGCCGGACTGGGTGATGAGGGCGATGGCGGGGCCTTCGAGGTCGTCGCGGAAGCGTTCGAAGGCGTTGAGGTTGGTGTTGGGGCCGAGGAGGCGGATGCCGGAGCGGCGTACGGCGGCGGCGAGGCGTTCCTGTGCGGCGGCGCCGGCCTCTCCGGTCTCGGCGAAGCCGGAGGCGAACGCGACCGCGAACTTCACCTTGGTCTCGGCGAGCTGCTCGATGACGGGCAGCGGATCCGCGACGAGGAGGACGGCGAGGTCGACGGGTTCGGTGAGGTCGCCGACGGACGGTACGCAGTCGATCCCGAAGACGCTGGTACGGGTCGGGTGCACGGGTACGAGCCGGGCGCCGACGCGTTCGGCCCAGGCGAGCAGCTGCCGGGTGATCCCGGTGTTGGGCCGTCCCTCGGTGTCCGAGGCGCCGACGACGGCGACGGACTCGGGCCGGAAGAACCGGTCGAGGTCGGGTACGGGCGCGTGCAGCGGGCGCCCGCTGACGTCTCTGTCGCCGGGGACGGCGGTCACGCCGTGCACGGTTGCCCGGTCCGGTTCTCCGCAGGCGACCACGCGGGCGCGGCGATCGGCCGTGAAGGTGCCGTGAGTCGATCCAAGCAATGTTCCGCCCGCCCTTCACCCATCATCCTTATGAAGCTGACACTTAGTCAGATTACAGAACTGACGCTCAGTCAGGAATGGGTGTGCGCGGGGAAGCCGGATCCGGGCCGGGAGATTCCCCCCGGGAACAGCCGGTGCCCCGCCCCCGTTTCCCCCGGGTGCGGGGCACCGCCTTCACCGTCGTACGCACCTCAGGCGGCCCCCGACCGCCCCGGCCGCCCGGCCCGCCGCGCGATCCGCCGGGCGATCCGCTCCGCGTCGATCGCCAGCTCCCTGAACATCCCGCTGATCGGGTTCGTGAAGCCCGTGAAGTACAGCCCCGGCGCCTCGCGCGGGCAGCGCGCCCCGTGCGTCAGCGGCCTGCCCCGGTCGTCGAGGACGTCCAGGTGGCCCAGGAGCGGTTCCAGGGCGCGCCGGTAGCCGGTCGCCGCTATGACGGCCTCCGGGGTGATCCGGGTGCCGTCCGCGAGGACCACGTCCGGGCCGTCCAGGTCCTCCACGGCCGCGACGATCTCGACCTTGCCCGCCCGCACGGCGGCGATCAGGCCCACGTCCTGCACCGGGATCGCGCCTTCGCGCTGCCGGGTGGCGAGGCCGGTGTCCGGCCGGGGCAGCCCGTACGCCCGGAGGTCCGGCGACGCGAACCGGGCCACCAGCCCGCCCAGAAGGTCCACCAGCGCCACCGGAAGCCGCCGGATGAGGATGCCGGAGCGCTGGGCGGGCCAGCCGGCCGTCGTCCGGCGCACGATGTGCGGGACGGTCCGCACGGCCAGCCGGACGCGCTTCGCCCCGCCCCCGGC contains:
- a CDS encoding flavin-containing monooxygenase, whose translation is MATTPPPSSAHPVYVIGGGPGGLAVAASLRERGVRAVVLEKSDAVGASWRTHYDRLRLHTTRRLSALPGLRIPRSFGRWVARADVVRYLEKYAEKHELEVVTGVEVLRVDRAGGDWILHATGGRRLTASAVVVATGHNHTPILPEWPGLTAYEGELSHARTYRNPEPYAGKDVLVVGIGNTGAEIAADLAGGGAKRVRLAVRTVPHIVRRTTAGWPAQRSGILIRRLPVALVDLLGGLVARFASPDLRAYGLPRPDTGLATRQREGAIPVQDVGLIAAVRAGKVEIVAAVEDLDGPDVVLADGTRITPEAVIAATGYRRALEPLLGHLDVLDDRGRPLTHGARCPREAPGLYFTGFTNPISGMFRELAIDAERIARRIARRAGRPGRSGAA